The proteins below are encoded in one region of Sulfitobacter sp. SK012:
- the nirD gene encoding nitrite reductase small subunit NirD has translation MSDWIDIAALDDVPQRGARIVKTHSGCVAVFRTSADEVFALNNSCPHKGGPLSEGIVHGASVTCPLHNWVFSLETGHAQGADDGKVATYPAKVENGRILLDKATLNQRIVA, from the coding sequence ATGAGCGATTGGATAGACATTGCCGCCTTGGACGACGTGCCGCAACGCGGGGCTCGGATAGTGAAAACGCATAGCGGCTGTGTCGCGGTGTTCCGCACAAGTGCGGATGAGGTTTTCGCGCTCAACAACAGTTGCCCGCATAAGGGTGGCCCACTGTCAGAAGGCATCGTGCATGGTGCCTCCGTGACCTGCCCGCTGCACAACTGGGTTTTCTCACTTGAAACGGGACATGCGCAAGGGGCGGATGACGGCAAGGTGGCTACCTACCCCGCAAAAGTCGAGAACGGGCGTATTTTGTTGGATAAGGCCACTTTAAACCAGCGTATCGTCGCATGA
- a CDS encoding IS6 family transposase, which produces MIKRSPFRYFKTSPEIIRLAVMMYVRYPLSLRNVEDLLHELGIYFCHESVRLWWNRFGPLFAAEIQKKRIRQLRAHSNWQWHLDEVFVKINGETHYLWGALDHEGEVPESYATKRGDRKAALKFLRKTMKRFGPPHVIVTDLLRSYGAAMKVIGNVDKQETGRCLNNRAENSHQPFRRRERGMLRSRRTRTLQKFVSVHSSVHNHFNQERHLYSRANFKLNRTAALTEWR; this is translated from the coding sequence ATGATAAAAAGGTCCCCTTTCCGCTACTTCAAGACGTCTCCCGAAATCATCCGCTTGGCGGTTATGATGTATGTGCGTTATCCACTTTCGCTTCGAAATGTGGAAGATCTGCTGCACGAACTCGGTATTTATTTTTGCCATGAATCGGTCCGGCTTTGGTGGAACCGTTTCGGCCCATTGTTTGCCGCTGAGATCCAAAAGAAACGGATTCGGCAACTTCGTGCTCACTCGAATTGGCAATGGCACTTGGACGAAGTGTTCGTAAAAATCAACGGAGAAACCCACTATCTCTGGGGGGCCTTGGATCACGAAGGCGAGGTGCCGGAGAGCTATGCTACCAAGCGCGGCGACCGCAAAGCAGCCTTGAAATTCCTCAGAAAAACAATGAAGCGCTTTGGTCCGCCACATGTCATCGTAACCGATCTACTGCGGTCATACGGTGCCGCGATGAAGGTTATCGGCAATGTGGACAAACAGGAAACCGGCCGCTGCCTGAACAACAGGGCCGAGAATTCACATCAGCCTTTTCGACGAAGAGAGCGGGGGATGCTGCGCTCCAGACGAACGCGAACATTGCAGAAATTCGTCTCCGTCCACTCTTCGGTCCACAATCATTTCAACCAAGAACGCCACCTTTACTCACGCGCCAATTTCAAGCTGAACCGAACCGCCGCTCTCACCGAGTGGCGTTAA
- a CDS encoding nitrate reductase has protein sequence MSLTRTTCPYCGVGCGVLAGADGTIKGDPDHPANFGRLCSKGSALNETIDLEGRLLHPQIAGKQATWDSALDLVASKFSEAIREHGPDSVAFYVSGQLLTEDYYVANKLMKGFIGSANIDTNSRLCMASSVAGHKRAFGTDTVPGTYADLDEADLIVLVGSNLAWCHPVLYQRIAAAKEARPSMRVVNIDPRRTATCDLADMHLRVAPDGDVALFNGLLAYLADHDHLDMDYVTAHVGGCRAALDAARATDPLESGIDPKELARFYQIWAQTTKVVTVYSQGVNQSACGTDKVGAILNCHLATGRIGKVGAGPFSVTGQPNAMGGREVGGLANMLANHLDIENADHREKVQTFWNSPTICTSAGLKAVDLFDACATGKIKALWVMSTNPAVSMPDADGVARAIANVPFVAISDIMARTDTGDLADVLLPATGWGEKDGTVTNSERRISRQRAFLPAPAGARPDWRIVSDVATRMGFGGAFVYTSPSEIFAEYIALDASARTFGRDLDLSIFADADYANLLPTQWPRNDMRFFADGQFYHADGKARMLPVKAPIPRRAGLTLNTGRNRDQWHTMTRTGKSPKLGAHLAEPYLEIHPDDAADITASHGDLIEVENVLGTTILRAIVTDRVTKGQLFAPMHWTRQTSRNATINSVIAPLTDPYSGQPALKSGSVSISLYAAKWYGFLACTNQPAADTSYAAIARTQTGWQMELASTQTPDDWMLEAKRFARVPNAEASIYEDRANGSVRVVLHEGELVQAVFFAGREPVILSRAAAVSSVGTTTASLHALAGRMGKDQPDPGAVVCACFNVGQNTLLIAIGDGAQTVQSLGEVTCAGTNCGSCKPELARLVAQNSLALAAE, from the coding sequence ATGAGCCTCACGCGCACAACATGTCCCTATTGCGGCGTTGGTTGTGGTGTCTTGGCGGGGGCTGATGGCACCATCAAGGGCGATCCAGATCATCCAGCCAACTTTGGGCGGCTGTGCTCCAAAGGCTCGGCGCTGAATGAGACGATTGACCTGGAGGGGCGGCTTTTGCATCCGCAAATCGCAGGCAAGCAGGCCACATGGGACAGCGCACTTGATCTGGTCGCAAGCAAATTCAGCGAAGCGATCCGCGAGCATGGCCCTGATAGCGTGGCGTTTTATGTTTCGGGGCAACTTCTGACAGAAGACTACTACGTCGCCAACAAACTGATGAAGGGCTTCATCGGGTCGGCCAATATCGACACCAATTCACGGCTCTGCATGGCGTCCTCGGTGGCGGGACACAAACGCGCGTTTGGAACCGATACCGTCCCCGGCACCTACGCCGATCTTGATGAAGCAGACCTGATCGTGCTGGTCGGCTCCAACCTTGCGTGGTGTCATCCTGTGCTGTACCAGCGCATCGCGGCAGCCAAGGAAGCGCGCCCTTCGATGCGGGTCGTCAACATTGATCCGCGCCGTACGGCCACCTGCGATCTGGCGGATATGCATCTGAGGGTCGCCCCTGATGGTGATGTCGCTTTGTTCAACGGTCTTCTTGCGTATCTCGCAGACCACGATCATCTCGATATGGATTATGTCACTGCCCATGTGGGCGGTTGTCGGGCGGCTTTGGACGCCGCGCGCGCTACCGATCCTCTGGAGTCCGGAATAGACCCAAAAGAGCTTGCGCGGTTCTACCAGATTTGGGCGCAGACGACAAAGGTCGTCACCGTCTATTCCCAAGGCGTAAACCAATCGGCATGCGGCACTGACAAAGTCGGCGCGATCTTGAATTGTCATCTGGCCACGGGCCGCATCGGTAAGGTAGGCGCTGGCCCATTTTCGGTCACTGGACAGCCAAACGCCATGGGCGGCCGCGAGGTGGGCGGCCTTGCCAATATGCTCGCCAATCATCTGGATATCGAGAACGCGGACCACCGCGAAAAGGTGCAGACCTTCTGGAACAGCCCAACCATTTGCACGTCAGCAGGCCTCAAGGCAGTTGATCTGTTCGATGCCTGTGCGACTGGCAAGATCAAAGCGTTGTGGGTCATGTCTACCAATCCTGCGGTCTCGATGCCCGATGCCGACGGCGTTGCACGTGCTATCGCCAACGTGCCCTTTGTCGCCATCTCGGACATCATGGCCAGGACAGACACCGGCGATTTGGCCGATGTGCTGCTGCCCGCGACAGGATGGGGCGAAAAGGACGGCACGGTGACCAACTCCGAGCGGCGGATCTCGCGCCAGCGTGCATTTTTGCCCGCACCTGCCGGAGCCCGCCCTGATTGGCGTATTGTCAGCGACGTGGCTACGCGGATGGGATTTGGGGGTGCTTTTGTCTATACATCACCTTCGGAAATATTTGCAGAATATATCGCATTGGACGCATCCGCACGAACCTTTGGACGTGATCTCGACCTGAGCATATTTGCCGATGCGGATTATGCCAATCTGCTTCCAACACAATGGCCGCGCAATGACATGCGGTTCTTTGCGGACGGGCAGTTCTACCACGCTGATGGAAAAGCGCGGATGCTACCAGTAAAGGCCCCGATACCGCGCCGCGCCGGATTGACCTTGAACACGGGCCGCAACCGCGACCAATGGCATACGATGACGCGGACGGGAAAGTCACCGAAACTGGGCGCACATCTGGCGGAGCCTTACCTGGAAATACACCCTGATGATGCTGCAGACATAACCGCCTCTCATGGCGATCTGATTGAGGTGGAGAATGTGCTTGGCACAACGATATTGCGCGCGATCGTCACAGACCGTGTCACGAAGGGCCAGCTTTTTGCACCCATGCACTGGACCCGTCAAACTTCGCGGAATGCTACAATCAACAGCGTGATTGCCCCGCTGACGGATCCCTATTCTGGCCAGCCGGCGTTGAAAAGTGGCAGCGTTTCCATAAGTCTGTACGCGGCCAAATGGTACGGTTTTTTGGCCTGCACGAACCAACCCGCAGCTGATACATCCTACGCAGCGATAGCGCGAACTCAGACAGGCTGGCAGATGGAATTGGCCAGTACGCAGACGCCTGATGATTGGATGCTTGAAGCCAAGCGTTTTGCGAGAGTGCCAAACGCGGAGGCCTCGATTTACGAGGACCGCGCAAATGGCAGCGTTCGGGTTGTCCTTCATGAGGGTGAACTGGTGCAGGCGGTCTTCTTTGCGGGACGCGAACCAGTGATCCTGTCGCGTGCGGCTGCGGTCTCATCTGTTGGCACCACCACTGCCTCGCTTCACGCGCTTGCAGGGCGGATGGGCAAAGACCAGCCCGATCCGGGTGCAGTGGTCTGCGCTTGCTTCAATGTAGGGCAAAACACCTTGCTCATCGCGATTGGCGACGGCGCGCAGACTGTTCAATCCTTGGGCGAAGTGACTTGTGCAGGAACGAACTGCGGCTCGTGCAAGCCAGAGTTGGCGCGACTTGTTGCGCAAAACTCGCTTGCGTTGGCCGCAGAATGA
- the cysG gene encoding siroheme synthase CysG: protein MKTFPMFFQMAGRKVVIVGGGEQAAQKTRLMLKTDAHIVVISDVLDDELAALAASGRIAHQSGPVQERDFANTVLIFIATGCPGADSAVYALAKAAGATVNVVDQPSLCDVITPSIVDRDPVVVAIGTEGTAPVLARQIKTQVEQLLEPNLGDLAALAGRLRASAAARLGPRLRRDLWRWVFGNTPRRSHARGASREAAQMIKQAIETGNFGHDTGGSVALVGAGPGAKDLITLRGVQRLQEADVIYYDRLVDPGILELARRDAERIYVGKRPGCHSWPQEKITQTMVTAAKSGARVVRLKCGDPAIFARSFEEMEALRDADIPFEVVPGVTAACGAAAAASQTLTERDAIDTLILTTGHLASGYGVTDAVKNLSPGSCIALYMAVGAADGVSAQLSAKPGAADICVTIVANAQSEAQVIATCDIQSLSATLAHHGIKNTATIILKWRRKDGHNQQVSKPDISKPYEASASSPSLLDARISA, encoded by the coding sequence ATGAAGACATTTCCCATGTTCTTTCAGATGGCCGGTCGTAAGGTCGTTATCGTCGGTGGAGGTGAGCAAGCCGCGCAGAAAACCCGCCTGATGCTCAAAACTGACGCGCATATCGTTGTGATCAGTGATGTACTTGACGACGAGCTCGCTGCATTGGCCGCCTCGGGCCGCATCGCGCATCAAAGTGGTCCGGTACAGGAACGCGATTTTGCCAACACAGTGCTGATCTTCATTGCAACAGGATGTCCCGGTGCAGACAGCGCAGTTTATGCTCTGGCCAAAGCCGCTGGTGCCACGGTAAATGTGGTCGATCAACCAAGTCTGTGCGATGTTATTACGCCCTCGATCGTGGACCGTGACCCAGTGGTTGTGGCCATCGGGACCGAAGGAACCGCTCCTGTTCTGGCCCGCCAGATCAAGACCCAAGTGGAACAATTGCTGGAACCAAACTTGGGTGATCTGGCAGCCCTTGCGGGACGTCTGCGCGCCAGTGCGGCGGCACGCCTTGGCCCGCGATTGCGGCGTGATTTGTGGCGTTGGGTGTTTGGGAATACGCCGCGCCGCAGCCATGCACGCGGTGCTTCGCGCGAAGCTGCACAGATGATCAAACAGGCGATTGAAACCGGCAATTTTGGTCACGATACGGGGGGAAGTGTCGCTTTGGTCGGTGCTGGCCCCGGCGCGAAAGACCTGATCACCCTGCGCGGTGTGCAACGCCTTCAGGAAGCAGATGTCATCTATTATGACCGCTTGGTCGATCCTGGAATTCTGGAACTTGCCCGCAGGGATGCCGAACGTATCTATGTTGGAAAACGACCCGGATGCCACAGTTGGCCGCAGGAAAAGATTACTCAGACGATGGTTACGGCCGCAAAAAGTGGTGCGCGTGTCGTCCGGTTGAAATGCGGGGATCCTGCAATTTTTGCCCGCAGCTTTGAGGAAATGGAGGCGTTGCGTGACGCCGATATCCCCTTCGAAGTAGTGCCGGGTGTCACAGCAGCCTGCGGTGCTGCGGCGGCGGCTTCACAGACATTGACGGAACGCGATGCAATCGACACTCTGATCTTGACGACGGGCCATCTTGCCAGTGGATATGGCGTGACTGATGCTGTTAAAAATCTGTCCCCGGGCAGCTGTATCGCGCTCTACATGGCAGTGGGTGCGGCAGATGGTGTAAGCGCGCAATTGTCTGCGAAACCCGGAGCAGCGGATATCTGCGTCACGATTGTCGCAAATGCACAATCTGAAGCGCAGGTAATTGCGACATGCGATATCCAATCTTTGTCGGCAACTCTTGCGCACCACGGGATCAAAAACACGGCCACGATCATTCTAAAATGGCGCAGGAAAGACGGGCATAACCAGCAGGTTTCAAAGCCAGATATTTCGAAGCCGTATGAAGCCTCTGCTTCGTCACCTTCTCTACTTGACGCGCGTATCTCTGCTTAA
- a CDS encoding DUF1127 domain-containing protein, with translation MTVNSHTGGPDTGHAATASISLSKMAHGFVSMLARIGVKAHSIVKSLQMARMLSTLANMSDHQLAQIGIRRSDIPKYAETLMAEE, from the coding sequence ATGACTGTTAACTCACATACGGGCGGACCTGACACCGGTCACGCGGCCACCGCTTCAATCTCTTTGTCAAAGATGGCCCATGGCTTTGTTTCGATGCTGGCGCGGATAGGGGTCAAAGCGCATTCCATAGTGAAATCCCTTCAAATGGCCAGAATGCTGTCCACCCTCGCGAACATGAGCGACCATCAGCTTGCCCAGATCGGTATCCGGCGCTCCGACATACCCAAGTATGCAGAGACGTTGATGGCTGAGGAATAA
- a CDS encoding DUF1127 domain-containing protein, producing the protein MAVTRSNSGLDVVLDAGRSIFHQTLDQIRQALAKRKVYRATFFELAGLTDRELKDLGIPRSNIKRIAKEAAYDC; encoded by the coding sequence ATGGCAGTTACACGATCAAATTCTGGGCTAGATGTCGTTTTGGATGCTGGCCGCTCAATTTTTCATCAAACGCTTGATCAGATCCGACAGGCGCTGGCCAAACGCAAGGTCTACCGCGCCACGTTTTTTGAGCTTGCGGGGCTCACGGACCGCGAACTCAAAGACCTGGGCATCCCGCGCAGCAACATCAAGAGAATAGCGAAGGAGGCCGCTTATGACTGTTAA
- a CDS encoding glycosyl transferase family 3 yields MTLAPFVRIVAQGKGRARALTFAEAQEAMTEILEDRAAPEAVGGLLMVLRLRGEEAQEIAGFTAALREHVSGALPAADLDWPSYAAGRSRGAPLYLLAARLVAQAGVRISMHGHNAYQNATLGPQDIRALLGPLVRYDPLSALCPEAFQLLDLRADLGLRSCINTVLRMWNPSRAAATVQGVFHPSYRSLQAQAAEILGQKTLSIIKGGGGEFERHPSKDTVCFGLRAGTHIQQTAPAMLSETRRLHEVEAAVDALALWEGKTRDVFAEATVTGTAALALWTDDPTTTIARAQATALDLWANRDAYERLTA; encoded by the coding sequence ATGACCTTGGCACCCTTCGTCCGGATTGTAGCCCAAGGCAAGGGCCGCGCCCGCGCCCTCACATTTGCCGAGGCCCAAGAGGCAATGACCGAAATACTGGAAGATCGCGCCGCACCCGAGGCCGTGGGTGGGCTGCTGATGGTACTCCGGTTGCGCGGCGAAGAGGCGCAAGAGATTGCAGGTTTTACGGCTGCTTTGCGGGAACATGTGTCAGGCGCGCTCCCCGCTGCTGATCTGGATTGGCCAAGCTACGCGGCGGGGCGCAGTCGGGGTGCGCCGCTTTATTTGTTGGCGGCGCGGCTGGTGGCGCAGGCCGGGGTCCGTATCTCGATGCACGGGCATAACGCGTATCAAAACGCAACGCTCGGGCCCCAAGACATCCGTGCGCTATTGGGGCCGCTGGTCCGGTATGACCCGCTTTCAGCACTATGTCCCGAGGCGTTCCAATTGCTCGATCTGCGCGCCGATCTTGGCCTGCGCTCCTGCATTAACACGGTTTTGCGCATGTGGAACCCGTCCCGCGCAGCCGCCACAGTTCAAGGCGTTTTCCATCCGTCCTACCGCAGTTTGCAGGCCCAAGCTGCGGAAATATTGGGGCAGAAAACCCTGAGCATTATCAAAGGTGGCGGCGGCGAGTTTGAGCGGCATCCGTCCAAAGACACAGTCTGTTTCGGGCTGCGTGCAGGTACACACATCCAACAGACAGCGCCAGCGATGCTGTCTGAGACCCGCCGCCTGCATGAAGTAGAAGCAGCCGTTGACGCTCTGGCACTTTGGGAGGGTAAAACGCGTGACGTATTCGCAGAAGCGACAGTGACTGGGACGGCAGCACTCGCCCTCTGGACCGACGACCCAACGACGACAATCGCGCGGGCCCAGGCCACTGCATTAGACTTATGGGCCAATCGCGACGCATACGAACGGCTCACCGCATGA
- the nirB gene encoding nitrite reductase large subunit NirB, producing MKQKLIIIGAGMATGRALETLLDAAPDAYDVTLFNAEPRGNYNRIMLSPVLAGDKTYAEIETHDALWYAEKCVTCRFGEKLASINRVAKTVTAQNGDVLAYDKLMFGTGSNPFIIPLPGHDLEGVIAYRDLEDTERMMGLGPVSKCVVIGGGLLGLEAAAGMAARGVDVTVVHIMGHLMERQLDEAAGYLLRRALVDKGITIKCSANSKEILGKDGHVRALLLDDGTELPCDLLVMAVGIRPNVALASEAGLAVGCGIHVDDQMVTSDADILAVGECVEHDGAIFGLVAPLYDQARVAAKTLLGEHAIFVQKELSTKLKVTGCDLFSAGDFADGDGREDIVFRDPARGVYRRLVIENDVVIGAVMYGDTADSNWFFGLIRERTDIAEMRDTLIFGPAYQGGTPLDPLTAVAALSRDAEICGCNGICKGQIEDAIVAGAGDLAAIKATTKASASCGTCTGLVEQVLAVTLGDDFVLPAAASICACTDMTHEDVRRMIKSQRLTSMPAVWQECGWKTSCGCHVCRPALNFYLLADWPLEYQDDPQSRFINERKHANIQKDGTFSVVPRMWGGITTPDELRAIADAADKYAVPTVKVTGGQRIDLLGVKGEDLPAIWADLNAAGMVSGHAYSKGLRTVKTCVGTDHCRFGTQDSTGLGIKLEKTLWGSWTPHKLKLGVSGCPRNCAEATCKDIGIVCVDSGYQISIGGAAGMDVRETELLVQVVTEQETIDVIKAITQAYRENARYLDRIYKWMGKVGMDWIKERVVEDLEERAALVDRFELSQTIYRRDPWADHVRDKLQSYQPLGNFALEAAE from the coding sequence ATGAAACAAAAACTGATCATCATTGGGGCGGGCATGGCGACAGGTCGTGCCTTGGAAACCCTGCTGGACGCGGCACCGGACGCCTATGACGTGACCCTGTTCAACGCCGAGCCGCGCGGTAACTATAACCGAATTATGCTGTCGCCAGTGCTGGCTGGTGACAAAACCTATGCCGAGATTGAGACGCACGATGCGCTGTGGTACGCCGAGAAGTGTGTGACCTGCCGCTTTGGCGAGAAGCTTGCCAGCATCAATCGCGTGGCCAAGACGGTGACGGCGCAGAATGGCGATGTGCTGGCCTATGACAAGCTGATGTTTGGAACCGGCTCCAATCCTTTCATCATCCCCCTGCCTGGCCATGATCTGGAAGGCGTCATCGCCTACCGCGATCTGGAAGACACCGAACGGATGATGGGGCTTGGACCTGTCAGCAAATGCGTCGTCATTGGTGGCGGTTTGTTGGGGCTTGAGGCCGCCGCTGGAATGGCCGCGCGCGGCGTCGATGTCACGGTTGTCCATATCATGGGCCACCTGATGGAGCGCCAGTTGGACGAAGCGGCGGGGTATCTTTTGCGCCGCGCACTGGTGGACAAAGGCATTACAATTAAATGTTCCGCCAACTCAAAAGAGATACTGGGTAAAGACGGACATGTCCGCGCATTATTACTGGATGATGGCACCGAGTTACCTTGCGATCTGCTGGTCATGGCCGTTGGCATCCGCCCCAACGTGGCATTGGCGTCTGAGGCGGGACTGGCTGTTGGGTGCGGCATTCATGTGGATGATCAGATGGTTACGTCTGATGCCGACATTCTAGCAGTTGGTGAATGTGTCGAACATGACGGCGCGATTTTTGGCCTTGTCGCACCTTTGTACGATCAGGCGCGGGTGGCGGCCAAGACCTTGTTGGGCGAGCATGCCATCTTTGTTCAAAAGGAGCTTTCGACCAAGCTGAAAGTGACCGGATGCGATCTGTTCAGTGCTGGTGACTTCGCCGACGGGGATGGTCGCGAAGACATAGTGTTCCGCGATCCGGCGCGTGGTGTCTACCGCCGTCTGGTGATCGAAAATGACGTGGTCATCGGTGCGGTTATGTATGGCGACACCGCTGACAGCAATTGGTTCTTTGGATTGATCCGAGAGCGTACTGATATTGCCGAAATGCGCGATACGTTGATCTTTGGTCCCGCCTATCAAGGAGGGACCCCGCTGGACCCGCTCACAGCCGTTGCAGCCTTATCGCGTGATGCGGAAATTTGTGGCTGCAACGGCATTTGCAAAGGCCAGATTGAAGACGCGATTGTAGCAGGCGCTGGTGATCTCGCAGCGATAAAAGCCACCACCAAGGCTTCGGCGTCTTGCGGGACATGTACCGGATTGGTCGAACAGGTCTTGGCCGTTACCTTGGGTGATGATTTCGTGTTGCCTGCTGCCGCATCGATTTGTGCCTGCACCGACATGACCCATGAAGACGTGCGCCGTATGATCAAGTCGCAACGCCTCACTTCCATGCCCGCCGTCTGGCAGGAGTGTGGGTGGAAGACATCTTGCGGGTGTCATGTCTGCCGGCCTGCGCTCAACTTCTACTTGCTGGCTGATTGGCCGCTTGAGTATCAAGATGATCCGCAAAGCCGGTTCATCAATGAACGCAAACACGCGAATATCCAGAAGGACGGCACATTCAGCGTCGTGCCGCGCATGTGGGGCGGGATCACCACGCCGGACGAGCTGCGTGCGATTGCCGATGCGGCGGATAAATACGCGGTGCCCACGGTCAAGGTAACCGGCGGGCAGCGCATTGATCTGCTGGGGGTGAAAGGTGAGGACCTCCCCGCCATCTGGGCCGATTTGAACGCGGCCGGAATGGTCTCGGGACATGCCTATTCCAAAGGTTTGCGCACGGTTAAGACCTGTGTGGGAACCGATCATTGCCGCTTTGGCACCCAAGACAGCACTGGGTTGGGTATCAAGCTGGAAAAGACGCTGTGGGGATCGTGGACGCCCCATAAGCTGAAACTTGGCGTATCAGGTTGCCCGCGCAATTGTGCGGAGGCGACCTGTAAAGATATCGGTATTGTTTGTGTCGACAGTGGGTATCAAATCTCCATTGGCGGCGCTGCGGGCATGGATGTGCGTGAAACCGAACTGTTGGTGCAGGTGGTCACGGAACAAGAAACCATCGATGTGATCAAAGCGATCACGCAGGCCTACCGCGAAAACGCACGTTATCTGGACCGCATCTATAAATGGATGGGCAAGGTGGGAATGGACTGGATCAAGGAGCGTGTGGTCGAGGATTTGGAGGAGCGCGCGGCCCTCGTCGATCGGTTCGAGTTGAGCCAGACTATCTATCGCCGTGACCCATGGGCAGATCACGTGCGCGACAAATTGCAAAGCTATCAACCCTTGGGAAACTTTGCGTTGGAGGCTGCAGAATGA
- a CDS encoding LysR family transcriptional regulator: MDISAQMLTFATVVERGSISAAARNIGQTPSAVSKQIGLLEDQIHYRLLNRTRTGVTPTQEGQEFYEKCKAMAEKYKEAEALILNLDGIPRGILRIASSVAFGKAQLIPVLPAFLEENPEVQVSLELTDRVVDLQSEGFDAGIGFAEQRKIPDVMVRRIMQSRRALCASPAYLERCGTPKSLDDLRQHNCLRIAGNGKRNAWDNPDPFTGQGFEAQGRFEGNSTDVIFHAALAGIGIARLPSYMADQKFQSGALVHVLPDYAPPSTELAIMFADKRNLAPKTRAFIDFLVHQFRDVPEYKMTGS, encoded by the coding sequence ATGGATATTTCTGCGCAGATGTTGACCTTTGCGACTGTTGTCGAACGCGGCAGCATTTCGGCTGCGGCACGCAACATCGGACAGACGCCCTCTGCGGTCAGCAAACAAATTGGCCTGCTTGAGGATCAGATTCACTACCGTTTGCTTAATCGGACCAGAACGGGCGTGACACCGACACAGGAAGGTCAGGAATTTTACGAAAAGTGCAAAGCCATGGCGGAAAAGTACAAAGAGGCCGAGGCGCTGATCCTGAACTTGGACGGTATCCCGCGTGGGATACTCAGAATCGCGTCCAGCGTTGCATTTGGTAAGGCTCAGTTGATCCCTGTTTTACCTGCATTTCTAGAGGAAAACCCCGAAGTTCAAGTCTCATTGGAACTTACGGATCGCGTTGTAGACCTGCAGAGCGAAGGCTTTGACGCTGGCATAGGCTTTGCCGAGCAACGCAAAATTCCTGACGTCATGGTCCGGCGCATCATGCAAAGCCGTCGGGCCTTATGTGCGTCACCTGCCTATCTGGAACGGTGCGGAACCCCAAAAAGTCTTGACGATTTGAGGCAGCACAATTGTCTCAGGATTGCTGGAAACGGCAAGCGGAACGCGTGGGACAACCCCGATCCATTCACTGGTCAAGGCTTTGAGGCACAGGGGCGTTTTGAGGGTAACAGCACTGACGTAATCTTTCACGCCGCGCTTGCCGGCATCGGTATTGCACGGCTCCCGAGCTATATGGCGGACCAAAAGTTCCAGTCGGGCGCGTTGGTGCATGTTTTGCCGGATTACGCGCCGCCAAGTACCGAACTGGCGATAATGTTTGCCGACAAACGCAACCTTGCGCCAAAAACACGTGCGTTCATTGATTTCCTTGTGCACCAATTCCGGGATGTTCCAGAATATAAAATGACGGGGTCTTAA